Part of the Henckelia pumila isolate YLH828 chromosome 2, ASM3356847v2, whole genome shotgun sequence genome is shown below.
CTTGGTCTtaattctctcttttttttttttttttaataattggcTTTAATATATGCATACACATAGGGGTCCGTCAACTCCGATCCGCATAAAATGACGAtgttttcttcttatttttttgagaaaaaattaaaagatatgaATTTATTGTTTAGCTAGTATATATGAAGTAATTAAAATTTAGAGTTCAATTTGTGTGAGGAAGAGAAATAGAATGAAAGTAGCAAAAGGTCCTCGAGAATCTTGGACATCACTTCTGAAGTGCGTGAACCCCTCAAATGTCTCTCGAAACTTGTACTATTTTTAGTCGCTGGAATCATTCATTTCGGGACTTTTTTTGCATATACTCGACGTTTCGTTCTTTGGTTGGTCAAAACCCATTTTctaaataatgaaataaaaaagaGATAGCAATAATAATTTCCACCCAGCACCATTCTCATTCTCTGACTCTTCAAGCGCAAAATCTATATTTTtggttctaaaaaaaattaagttttatttgaaatgtatattaaaaattttatacaaaTATTATTCTGGAAACaagtttaaaaaatatatgtgtTGAGTCTTTCCCTTCAATacaatcttttttttatttattaatattttgagACTTTCCATTAATGGGGCAGTGGGAAGATTCATTAATGGGGTCATGAGAATCAATATATATTGGTTGCATgaatttttatttgtaccaTGCAATTGTCACTTCAACTATACTTCATGCATCTTAAAAATCTATAATTCATTCCATTCATGACACAACGTTTCGTCCATTGATTGGTGCAAAACTGCTAGGGAAATTTGACGaaagattaatttttttattaaaaaaaacataatattttattttgtcacgctatttaaatattttttgaaacaaaactaaTAATGGCCATATAATTTCTATTATTTTCGATATTACAAAAAATTTAGAAGAGGATATGCAACttatttctttaaaaaaaatcatatattccaGTCACGTTGTTAATTTCGACATtttgaatattaattttttcttcACTCATTCAAATTTACCCATAGAGTTCTTGATGTATAATAATATTTCAAGTGCATCATGAACACGTTTACATGTATGCATGTATAATGGAAAGACACTAGTTTTTCCACATATCTGACGTCAAATCTCTGGCTTTCAACATCAATTTTTGTTTAGTGACTCGAAATATATAGAATGACGGTGATAAAGGGTGGTGTAATAAAGTTGATGAGATGGTAGCATGAGTGTAATATCTTTACGCTATATTCAATTGttcaattttaatttgtttatgtGATATCTATATAGAGATTCATTAATTATCTCACGAAGGTAATGGAATTGTGGATTTTCCTAAATTTGATTTGAGTTTGAGTAAATCATCATCATGGATATCTATACTATTAATTAAAGTTACACTAGTTGGTAAAtgttgaagaattttttttaaatacacaAATATCCTTTATctatatatttatgttatgtttgtttcattcaaattaaattaattatacataaaaaaaaaaaaaaaactataccaGATTGCCGACACGTCAATctccaattttatttttttttaaaaaaaaagaagactAGAATGAtcaattattaaaatatattaaatattaaaatcacaaaaaaaacaattatatcggtataaaaaaaatacaattttcatTTGAGGAATTTGACAAGACGACACTATGTATTTGACCGTCGTTTTCACTAAAATGTTTAGATCCATGGTAACAGAAAGGCTCTGTTACATAATTCCAACAAAACGAAAAACATCATATGAATAGGAATTCGACATCAGTTGAAAACAAATGATGATTTCGTAAAACACGAGATAAGATAAAATAGAGCACTACAGTCCTTTTCATTTGTACATTCTTCTCCTGAAAGAGAAAAAGAAGGCCATTTGCTGCTCAACAATAGGCTTTCTCGTctttaattattagttaaaaGCCAAGAGAACAGTCACATCTATCAAGGGTCAACCTTAATTTACTTTTTTTCCTAATTGTTTGCTAACTTCTTTGATTAGATATAAAGGTAATTAAGGATGTCTTGATTACATGCCCAATGATAACAATTAACATTTAATCTAATTATAATCCATGTCAACATTCCCCCTCTGTACTTTTGAATTAATAAACATAAAACTTGGTTCTGTTCAAATCAATACTTTTAAAAAGATACCTCAAACACATGTAAGTTTTAACACTTCATTATCTAAATTCATCACCCTCAGAATACAATAAATCTGTCATTTGAACCACAGAAATTGGATTATACATTCGAAGGTGAGAATCACATTACTTTTTGCAATTTTTCTTATACTTTTTCCCGGCCGGATTGTACTCCGACTAGATCAAAGGAACTAAATTAACATACCAGGAAGGATATTCCTTTTACTCATGTTTTATTTTGGCATCTACACTTGAACTATCCTACATGGTTTAACCAAGAAAATTTACATAACCGGATGAATCTGTGAACAAAAACATCTGCAGCCGCTCTGCGTTCATCAAACTTGGTTGGAGCTCATTGCGTTCAACTAGTCAAATCTGCGAGCATAATCTTGAAGCTCCACATGCAAAACGATCACAGTAAATGGCTACTCTTCTTTTTGGTTATTATCTCCACGCCGGCAAGTGATTGCAAATTATACCTGTTTGTATATGAAAGTTGGACCTAGTCTCTGATGTGACTGCACCAGAACTTCACACCTTCACTGGGGCAAATGAAACAAAACACAGAAACTGGTATAAAGTTCAAGTACATAACTTGGCAAAACCAGTCTAAGATAAATTCCAAGATGACACGATATGGTGTTAGATGATCACTCGACACAATCAACAATCTTTTTAGGGAATATGAAGTTTTCTTATTATCACATGGAAAGAAACAATTGAGTTGATACACTTGGATTTGCGAATGTTAGTCCTGGACCCCTTTTCCGAAATTTTTATCGTTGGTCGCAATAGAGTATCCAGCTCAAATTGTCTCCCAACAGTCCGTGTCATGGGTATATAAAAGCAGCAACAATGTTTAGACTCTAAGCTAGCAAACTGATACTGTTCCGATCATTTTGAAATCTTAGGGGCTACTAGTTGTTTTCTTCGAATGTTTGTTCCTAGTTTGTTCACAATTAAAATGCTACTATCACCATGTCTAACTGAATCAAAGAGAGAATAGGCAAACCTTGTTTAATAGTGAaaccaaatattatattattaaatttaatcttGATCCAATGAATAGACAAATCTCATTGAACACATGAAATTATATCTAATGTTAGATAATTAGTAGATTTATGAAGTCGAAGAAGttgatcggatatgttttgttcaACTTGGGGCCGTACGAACACAAGATATCATTTTATGGAAATTTAGCATAAAAGTGGATTTTGTTTTCTCTTATTATTTATGCAGACTCTTCAATGATTTTCTTGGTGTATACAAAAACATATTCGGAATTTGCATACGCACCTTCGAATGATTTAAAGGACGTCTATTTCAGGATTTGATCAGCTATCTCATTGGTTAATGGAAATCTAATATTTGTTTTGTGAAGTTTAGAGCTTTGTGTTGCCGCAATGATGAACAGGCTTGGTGGCGGCCATAACACATTCTTTTTCTCCAACTTTAGTAAATGATTAATTGATGATCAGAATTTCAATCAACACACCACACCATACTGAATGGTGTTTACCAACGATCTGCAACCTAAGAGTTTGATAAGCAAGAAGTGCTCAAGATATCTTATCACAGAAGAAAAACAGCAACTACATAGTGTTCCTTCTAGATGATTTTGCATTTGTACTAGTTCTCGGACTATCAccaattactaaaataaaaacaagacgCTTAACATGGTTGCTTcagtatttaaatttaaattatcttaAATGTTCGAGAACAAAAGAAAAGGAAATGGAAAATAACATGCTGCATATAAGAAAAGATAACATATCAAGCAGGGTAAAAGATTATATTTGATACCTCAAAGATAATGGCAGATAGCCTGAGAATCCACACTGGAGGTTATTCACCAAATGTGTCCTCAAAATCTCCATTGGCGGAATTTTCTTGGCAAATCAATTCATTCTCCCCCATAGAATTCAATCCAAGGCCACTCCAAGTCACCGGTGAAGGATCATGGTTGCTCTTTACCTGATCATTACCATTGTGGCGTTCAACGTCTAAGGTCTTACTGTCGTCTGCAAATGATGCACCAACATTGAGATCTGAAACCAAATCAAACCCTGACTGCTCCACAGGTCCAGAAAAAGTAACTGTGACACCACCCTGATCAGATGGCTCAGACGGCTCTTTCTTTTGTTTTCTCCATTTCTTCGTGGATGAAGTTCCATCATCCTCAAAATCTTCTTCGTCCCTTTCTCTGTGTAAATAAACCCACAGCTTTCTCTCCCCATCAAATTGCACACACGGATCTCGTTCATAATGCAAACGATCCAGTGCACCGCTAACAACTTGATTGACCTGTGCATCAGAAACATCTTCCACAATGTACTGTGAATCTCTAATCAAGGTGCAAACATCCGCTCGAGTTCCAATGCTTCCAGGCAGTCTAGCAGCCGCATCTCTTACGAGACAAAGAATTGTGACATGCGGTGGTCGATCCCGTTTCAACATAAAGTGGTCCCGGGCCTTTGATGTTGGCTTGCCACCACATCTTCTCAAAGGAGCAACAATTGATTTTTTACCATCAACGGCAGTATAGTTGAAAGCTCTGTCTGGTATTAGATACCTAAGGACTTCTTCCTTCCGAAAGTAAGCTCTTACTTCTTCAGGGTTCGGACTGATGGTACTGAGACTTTTCTGTGCTCTCAGGTCCTTGAACCTCTCTTTTTCATCCAGAATGTTTTGCATCAATGTTAGCGGAGGCGCAGGAAGGCTTCCTATTTGCTGAAGGGCATCCTGACTGTTTTTCAGCCAATTTGCAAATGAGTCAACCAATTTGACGAGTGTTTTATATGGAAGGGCCCACACATCTGGAGATGTATCCTCTTCAATCACCACAGAGTCGGAAGTATTGCCAACTACAGGACCAATCCATGACCATCTCTTGGTAGATTTTTCATATACAACAAGAGGTTTCCACCCTTTTGCTCCTAGAGGTGCAGTTCTAGacgaaaatatttttagaacgCCTCTGACCAAATCCTGAAGTGGTTCCTGAGTTTCAAGAATACAAGGATCACCAGGACTTGATCTAACAAGGCTAACAATTTCCTGAACAGTTCGAGAGATGATGCCTTGTTCTGTAGAATTTGGTAAAGCTTCAATACACGAACCAGAAGTTGAATTAACTGCACTGGTATCTTCATGCTTTTTTTCTGGTTCCTCCTTGACCCCTTCTCCAGCATCAACATTATCATCATCTTTTCTATCCTCTGAGAAATCCTCTGGAAGCATAGAAATCATAGCCCGACGAACAGCTGAAAGAAGATGGATAATGGAGAATGAAAATCCGGTGAGCACGGTAGGTATAATCAAAGGAAATGCCTTGTTCTTCGGTTTGGTTTGCGCCTCAACAACTTCCATTTCCACATCTAAAGACGGTGGCTCAGAAATTTCATCCTCTAAAACATCAAAGTCCTCCTCCATCTTGTTCTTTTTCCCATGTTTCTTCAAAGAATTCATACCATCAAGTAGCAGCTGAGCATCATGTAGACAATCATTATCTTTAACGTCCATGTTGGTTGATCCATCCTTCAGTTTTCGTTTCTTTGAGAAAGTATTGCAACCCATCAAATGCACACCAGATATTCCGGTATGGTGGCCTGTGGATGGCTCAACCATCTGACCTTTCTTCCCCAACTTGAAAGAAACTCCATTATCTGCTGCAATTGGTCGCGACCAGAGCACATCATCCTCAAGACTATAATCATTCATGTAATCTGATGGAGGACAATCCGTATTACCTTGAGCCTCGCTCATTGGTTTTCTCCCAGGAACAAGAGATGATTTCAGAGAAGACGACTTGAAAATGTTGCCATGGCTTCCTTCTACATGACCATTTCTTCCCAAAGGATAGAAGAGTTGTGGATCATTGGCTCCAATTACGTTGCCTGatccaataaaataatttcTCTGTGAATCAACAGTGGGCAACACGTTCAAGTAGCTAGCATCATGCATCTTACCCTTGTGTACTGATTGAATCATATCTAGATCTTCACCGTAATCGTCCATCCGGTTAGTAGATTTTAATGATCCATCCGGTCTAAGGTAACTACCTTTTGCATCTTTCCTAGAAAGTTTGATCTTTTTTGTCTCTGGGCCATATTTCGAATCTGGCACACCACCAGGGTAAGCCCACTTGCTCCTCATCAAAGGAttctcatcatcatcatcatcatccatCATTTGATCAGATGAATCTGACTCTGTTTCTTCACCTCTGTCAAAGGCTGCAATACCTACATTTTCTGCCCCATCTCTTTGTCCATTTGGTTTTGAACTTAATCGGAACTTCTCTTGTAAACTTTTAGCTCTACTCATAGATTGTAATAACTTATCATTTGCATTGAGATCAACGGCTTTCCTTCCCATAGCCCACTTCTTACTTTTGGCATTCAAACGGGCAGTGTGATCATATAATGAATCATCAGGAAAGGGACCCCCAAGTGGTTTACCAAGCCATGATGGCTCACTTCCACCCAGAAGTTCAAGTTGACTTGCTTTCAAGGACGAATTCAACTTCTGATTGTTACCAAACTCCATCTCATTCTCCGAAGACAATTGCTGAAAATTCTTGGGGAAGTTCATTTTCGACCCTCCATCGTACATGTCTCTTCTATTAGATGGCTTTGTAACCCTAATATCGGAAAACTGATTAACAACACTGTTCCTTCCAAGAGCACTCATATCACTCCTTGATGTCTCAAGGAACCCCAAGGAACTATCCACGTCACTCCCACCAGCTGAGCCTTTTTGTTTCTTTCCAAATTTCATACTTTTAGACTTGGCATTTACTCCACCTCGTGGTAGATTTCGCTCTCTGTGCAAAGCTACTGCGAATGTTGTGTCTTCCTCGTCATTGTCTTGTATTAGCCTCTTGTTCATCCTGACTGACCCAGAAGTATTATAAGCAGCTACCGCTGGTTTATTCCGATAAACAGGCAAAGCCAAACCATAGTGTCTTGACTGCAGTTCGACTTCCGGATGAATCGACATTGAGTGCTCTGCTAGCTCTTTTGCTGAGGTAGTTTTGGATCCAGCCAGCTTCAAAGTGCCTTTAGGGTTCTTCTTTGCTTGCTTGTTTGATTCAGTGACAACTTTTAGACCAGGAGTACAAATCTCCAATTCCAAATCACGGCTATATCCAGAAAACCGACCAGTCTTCGGAACTAATTTGCCATCCTTTGCTTTTTCTCCCCATAAATCATTGCCTGAATCATCTTTGTCAGACGAGTCAGTACCAAACTTTTCCATACTCTCATTCATCAAACTCTTCTGACACTTTTTAATATTCAACACACGAAGCTTCTCCTCGATACTATACCCTTTGCAATTCATCCATGCATCTCTCATTTGACAGAGATTGTTTACCATCGCATTTTGATGCTTTCGAATGTTATGATAATGTTGTCTTCTCTGGAGGAAATTCAAACCCTGCCTGTAATGTGCTACCCTTGGCTCACATGATCCTTCCTTCAGCATCTCAAATAACTTATCAACAGGACTACCAAAATGCAAGTTATCACAAGAAAAAAGCTCTTTCAGCGTGAGAACAAAATTCTCTTGGTCCATATCAGGTAAATACTTGGCAAGACTGAATCTTTCCTCTTCAGTTAAAACCTCATTCCATACTTCCATAGATAGAACATCATTAAACCCAGGAAGATCATAGAGTTCATAGGGAATGCTGCAAGTTTGATCTCCGACCTGGCAAAATTCCTCTCCAGTTTGGCCTAATTCAAGTAAATCAAAGTCATCTGATCCCGCTCCAGAATCACATTCATCAAATTGATCATCCTCATCATCTTCAGATTCAACAGCTGAAATAGAATTTCCACGCTGCAAATTTTCATCGTCACTACAAACAGCCGCGTCCCTCATCTGGGGCAACTGATACTCTGGATTGCAACGAGACACCTTAAACCTAAACTTTTCAATCGCCATTCAACAGTAACATAACCGCAAAAAACACACAACAGGAATCATGTCTTTATCAGAATTTCAGAACACCATACTCCAGAAACTCCTCGAactcaattcattcaatatcCTAAAAGAACGAAAGCAAATCCACGTCAAGTAATAAAAACGAACGAACAAACAAACAAACCCTCACCTATCCAATAAAAACAAAGAGAGCGTAGAGCCAAGTAACTCTGAGAACAAAAACACAGAAAGTAGAAAGAATAGAATCCAATTCCCAATCCAAACGATTGCCCAATCCAATTCAAATACTTAACTAAAGAAAAACACCCAGATTACAAAGCAAAGCCAAAGCACGAACGAAATCAAATACCCATCAGCAATCATGCTCTAAAAAAAATACTTGGAGGTGAGATGATCACAGGGTACCCTTGAATTAACGAAGAACGCAGATGAATCAGACTGGGGCAATTGAGATGATATCGCGTAGCGTGAAAACCCTAGCAATCGAGACGGAAAGAGGGAAGAAAGTTAACGAGGCCTTGGCCGCTGTAAGCTAATGTGAGCGAGGAGCCGACTGATTCAGGAGACATACGAAATGACCAAAATAGGCCCCAGCTCCAGGAAGAAAAACCACCTTAAACTGGAAAACCttctttctcttttatttttaattatatatatatatatatatatatatatataatacttcgAAAAATAATTCGATTactatcaaaattttaattttcgaaatGAAATAAAACCTCCAAATTGCATCAGTCTATTTCTATCTTTTATactataattataatattattttgaaataaTGTCATATATACATATGCATATATATGTGTATGAGTAGATCTCTTGTGAGACGAGTCAACTTCgcacatatttacaataaaaaataatatttttgcatGGATGACCCAATTAAGAGATTCGTTCACAATTGTGAAATCCTCTCACATGAGTTTTTGTGtatattaaataaaacaaaaattttaatttttaatgatGCATGGCATAAAAATAAGGCGAAGGAAAATGAATAAGTACTTGAAGTAATTAAAGACTAAGTTAATGGAATAATTCGATTCAATCTATATATGTTGGCTATTAATTCGAAAATAATCAATCCTATTGTATCAATTTGATTACTTTTGTTTTGTTAAAAGAATTAAACAACAAATTATTGATGATTTGTACTTCATATGATATCAATATCTTAAGGTTGAGATGAGGTCTCAAATTCGacttttaattataataatttaaaaaaattaataatttgaaaTAACGGTCTTCGATTCTTAGTACTGTCCTACAaactaaaattaataaattcaattcTTTTAATTTTGTCCTTAAAAAAACacatattttgattttcaaactaCATATTAGATATTTCAATTACTATGTAAAtggattatgtttaattatatatacTTTATTTATTTGTTCTGATTTTCGTCCTAATAAAAAATATGCCGCAATTTTTTTGGTGAAATTCATTGTTAACCTGTGCACATCTTGCCGGaccccaaataattttatttatgtatAAATAAGAGGACTATTGTCGAACATAAAATATGTgtccatttttatttaatactaatatttttggCATGTGATGCAACATACACAAAAAGTaagtttgtgaattttttttaaaatttattaaaataaaaaaattatatagacTATTCTTATATGATTTaggtttttttataataatagtGTGCTTGTAAATTTATGATAATGTTTTTtgggaaaatatatttttggtcctgtaatttttttactttgtgattttgatcttttatgtttttaaatttcaattttagtcttgtatatttcgatttttttttttacaattttagtGATTTTTTCATTGGGATTGCTGCTATGACACGATAAACGTCATCTCTCCACATCAGCGCTGCATTTGTATCACATCAATGCGACATTGAGAAAATGACTAAATCAGTTGCCAAAAAAAATAACGGACTAAAACCAAAATCTGACAACATAGATGATTGAAATCGCAAAGAGGCAAACATGTaatataaaaaaacaattatcccatttttttattttttatttttgcctTGAATAATGAATACCAAATAAAGATCGATAAAATTTGGCATTTGAAAATAATATGACAAGCCATGATACCAAAATTTATTAGAAAACGAGTCTCAATTTTAACAATGTAGAATAGGTTTATCAATTCCTAAAGCCTGACCATGCTATTCATAAGGTACGTAATAATAATACATTACATATAAGGTGAATGCTAAACATTATTGTTTTAGGTAGGATTTATATAAGGAATGGTGTATAATTTAAACATGTAATCTCGGTTCTGTTAAATGTGATTAAGAGTAAATTTAATCTAAAGATGAATGACAAAATTAATAGCAAACTGTTAATTAATTACTACTGACAAACAACGACACTGGCATCGTCTCAACTGACACCAAATATTCGATcaaacaaaaatacaaaaaatacagATAATTTCATCCTACTTTCACAAGCATTATcccaatgatatatatatatatatatataaataagtgAAGATTTATGAATATTTGTGATGCCACTAAAACAAATTTCAACCCTTACATCTGCATTTAAGCAGTGGATTAGATCTCGCTTACCCAATAACATAGATATCGTGTTCGAGATCCAACCTCAATAATGAtcgaaaaaaaaacatatatattttaacgGCAAACAACAAATACACCCTATTCATTACTCATTAGGTGAGAGAAGAATGCTGCtacaatttaattttcttaaaaaagggttaaaattatattaaacttatagcctttaatatttttgaaaggTAGAGTAAAAATTATCTTCTAAaacacaaaaaagaaaaaatagcCCATATATCTCCGGTAGCTCATCCTCGAACGTGGATGGATATTGGGGATCGAGAATCGTTCAAAGATGGGAAGCATGCGCAGTAATGTTTTGATGATCCACATGAGACGTGAGGGGGAAGAGTTGCAGGGTTTGGAGGGGCCTAATAGTAATATTCCCACAGCAGGCGGCCGGGAAGGTGGTGGATATTATTCtggggagatgatgatgatgatcatCATGTTCCGATGCATGATGATGATCATGAGTACTTTGGAAAGCTACCTGCGCCTGCAGTAGTAGTGGATCTGCGAAGCTGTAACAATGGTGGTGGTGGTAGTGCGGTAAATGTAATTGGTTGGAGATGGGAAGCAGCAGCTGCTTCTTCTTGAGCTTCTGGCGGTCGCGGGCTTTATGGTTCTGGAACCAGTAGAAGACGTTTTTGCCATGAATCTTGCCGTACAAGGAGAGGTGGGCGGTGATTCTTTGTATCTGTGAAGAGTTTGGGTTCGTTATTCCTCTGCTGTACAGTTCCTTTAGGATCATTCGCTGCTCTGGGGTTGGGCACCATCGAGTACTCGATGAAAATGGAGCTACAGGCATCATCaatctttttctttctttctttatgTGATTGTTTGCATGAAAATTAATTGCTACTAAAGCCGTcaagtatatataatatattgatcTTGTTTGAAGAAGAAAACAGAGAGCTAGGAGATATAAATAGGTAGGAGGAGGGGGAGATCTTTCACCACAAAATCAGTCGATTAATTTGAAGGAAGGCGATATAATACTTGGAGCTAGGTCCCACGTATCTATTGCATGCATGTGTTAGCATGCACATTTTACAGCGTCATCACGTCATCCGTcgttcaaaattaatttatatatttttattcaacCAATTGTATATGccattctttattttatttttttaaaaaaaaaatagatcttaagtgcATGTCCCATTCCATTCTTTATTAATCCATGATATATTACATTacttttgggaaaaaaaatagtttttttttctcATGATTAACTTGTTCAATTCTGGTTTTAGTCTACTAAATTTATAAAGTTTGGTATTTAAAgttaatat
Proteins encoded:
- the LOC140880338 gene encoding uncharacterized protein; the protein is MAIEKFRFKVSRCNPEYQLPQMRDAAVCSDDENLQRGNSISAVESEDDEDDQFDECDSGAGSDDFDLLELGQTGEEFCQVGDQTCSIPYELYDLPGFNDVLSMEVWNEVLTEEERFSLAKYLPDMDQENFVLTLKELFSCDNLHFGSPVDKLFEMLKEGSCEPRVAHYRQGLNFLQRRQHYHNIRKHQNAMVNNLCQMRDAWMNCKGYSIEEKLRVLNIKKCQKSLMNESMEKFGTDSSDKDDSGNDLWGEKAKDGKLVPKTGRFSGYSRDLELEICTPGLKVVTESNKQAKKNPKGTLKLAGSKTTSAKELAEHSMSIHPEVELQSRHYGLALPVYRNKPAVAAYNTSGSVRMNKRLIQDNDEEDTTFAVALHRERNLPRGGVNAKSKSMKFGKKQKGSAGGSDVDSSLGFLETSRSDMSALGRNSVVNQFSDIRVTKPSNRRDMYDGGSKMNFPKNFQQLSSENEMEFGNNQKLNSSLKASQLELLGGSEPSWLGKPLGGPFPDDSLYDHTARLNAKSKKWAMGRKAVDLNANDKLLQSMSRAKSLQEKFRLSSKPNGQRDGAENVGIAAFDRGEETESDSSDQMMDDDDDDENPLMRSKWAYPGGVPDSKYGPETKKIKLSRKDAKGSYLRPDGSLKSTNRMDDYGEDLDMIQSVHKGKMHDASYLNVLPTVDSQRNYFIGSGNVIGANDPQLFYPLGRNGHVEGSHGNIFKSSSLKSSLVPGRKPMSEAQGNTDCPPSDYMNDYSLEDDVLWSRPIAADNGVSFKLGKKGQMVEPSTGHHTGISGVHLMGCNTFSKKRKLKDGSTNMDVKDNDCLHDAQLLLDGMNSLKKHGKKNKMEEDFDVLEDEISEPPSLDVEMEVVEAQTKPKNKAFPLIIPTVLTGFSFSIIHLLSAVRRAMISMLPEDFSEDRKDDDNVDAGEGVKEEPEKKHEDTSAVNSTSGSCIEALPNSTEQGIISRTVQEIVSLVRSSPGDPCILETQEPLQDLVRGVLKIFSSRTAPLGAKGWKPLVVYEKSTKRWSWIGPVVGNTSDSVVIEEDTSPDVWALPYKTLVKLVDSFANWLKNSQDALQQIGSLPAPPLTLMQNILDEKERFKDLRAQKSLSTISPNPEEVRAYFRKEEVLRYLIPDRAFNYTAVDGKKSIVAPLRRCGGKPTSKARDHFMLKRDRPPHVTILCLVRDAAARLPGSIGTRADVCTLIRDSQYIVEDVSDAQVNQVVSGALDRLHYERDPCVQFDGERKLWVYLHRERDEEDFEDDGTSSTKKWRKQKKEPSEPSDQGGVTVTFSGPVEQSGFDLVSDLNVGASFADDSKTLDVERHNGNDQVKSNHDPSPVTWSGLGLNSMGENELICQENSANGDFEDTFGE